One window from the genome of Lentibacillus daqui encodes:
- a CDS encoding YhcN/YlaJ family sporulation lipoprotein, translating into MMKQSVIGITGLSLLLLFGCSNTNTDNNGTAQNDNPKTQSINYETNHERNDRLGINDQSIGDRGGYPQNDQSGTNASNGHKGKYSDNYVNEKSDQIYQRLINYREIKQAQVAIADDKVIVALMLNDYNDQNVRDLVVNEVKKVEPDKEVVIYTDDIHWNRVQNMKARGSTDGHANGPYND; encoded by the coding sequence ATGATGAAACAAAGCGTAATCGGCATTACCGGTTTAAGCTTACTGCTGTTATTCGGTTGTTCGAATACAAATACAGATAACAATGGTACTGCGCAAAATGATAATCCAAAAACACAATCCATCAATTATGAAACAAATCACGAACGCAATGACCGCTTGGGGATAAATGATCAATCAATCGGCGATCGTGGCGGATATCCGCAAAATGATCAAAGTGGCACAAATGCTTCAAATGGTCACAAAGGTAAATACTCCGATAACTATGTGAATGAAAAGTCAGATCAAATTTATCAGCGATTAATCAATTACAGGGAAATAAAGCAAGCACAAGTAGCCATCGCGGATGACAAAGTGATTGTTGCTTTAATGCTTAATGATTATAACGACCAAAATGTCCGTGACTTAGTGGTTAATGAAGTTAAAAAGGTTGAACCAGATAAAGAAGTCGTGATTTATACAGATGACATCCATTGGAATCGAGTACAAAATATGAAAGCTCGCGGGTCAACCGATGGACATGCAAATGGACCATATAATGATTAA
- a CDS encoding phosphotransferase produces the protein MNKYNQGDEMRIDRLSSFLYHKGQLDCIKITPIKAHVFHISTPQKNHYILKKHPKLKVLQQQWDFFDAIDSPVVVPFTRFPNGQKFIKHDNSLWTIAPFVRGEKLHYSIERDRQESVATLRRFHQDAMSVNIRHPLERTLFYVRWSHRLARFKKTERCFMENGYSTLFRDIVKTTELQLSFISHFDWRKLEQSTAKRPEWIHGDVAGHNFIRGSGVRMIDFDLLACSPALYDYIQLGQRFLPYLEWDLDKLLVYEMVGEKELKLWIHAMLVPTDVLREWLHYLGSNAGESMKDYLRRMENDWLKRRYFLKTAKLMLKST, from the coding sequence GTGAATAAGTATAATCAAGGAGACGAGATGCGAATTGATCGTCTCTCTTCTTTTTTATATCATAAAGGGCAATTGGATTGTATTAAAATAACACCGATTAAAGCACATGTCTTTCACATATCAACCCCCCAAAAAAACCACTATATCTTAAAGAAACATCCTAAACTAAAAGTGCTGCAACAACAATGGGATTTTTTTGATGCGATCGATTCACCGGTCGTTGTCCCATTCACACGATTCCCCAATGGCCAAAAATTCATTAAACATGACAATTCCCTTTGGACGATTGCGCCATTTGTCCGGGGAGAGAAATTGCATTATTCGATCGAACGTGATCGGCAAGAAAGTGTTGCCACGCTAAGGCGTTTTCATCAGGATGCGATGTCAGTCAATATTAGACATCCACTTGAACGCACACTGTTTTATGTCCGATGGTCTCACAGACTGGCACGATTTAAAAAAACAGAAAGGTGTTTTATGGAAAATGGTTACTCGACACTATTTCGGGATATTGTAAAAACAACCGAACTGCAATTATCGTTTATCAGTCACTTTGATTGGCGGAAATTAGAGCAAAGTACCGCAAAAAGGCCGGAGTGGATTCATGGAGATGTGGCAGGACATAATTTTATTCGTGGGTCAGGGGTACGGATGATTGATTTTGATTTACTTGCTTGTTCCCCTGCGCTTTACGATTATATTCAACTGGGTCAGCGGTTTTTACCTTATTTGGAATGGGATTTGGATAAATTGCTTGTATATGAAATGGTGGGGGAGAAAGAATTAAAATTGTGGATTCATGCAATGCTCGTGCCAACCGATGTTTTACGAGAATGGCTGCATTATTTGGGTAGCAATGCAGGTGAGTCGATGAAAGATTACTTACGAAGGATGGAAAACGACTGGCTAAAACGGCGATATTTTTTGAAAACCGCTAAATTAATGCTAAAATCAACGTAA
- the safA gene encoding SafA/ExsA family spore coat assembly protein, producing MKIHVVQKGDTLWELAKKYGVDFNELKQLNPQLSSPDMIMPGMKIKIPGSTKAVQKEGMKETHQPAAHPYKEMQQPKPIPVIKEEQKEKPKHVQPHMPMQPQMPPQPQPIQPHMNVVPQQSVAPQQSVEQIQPIIQMPIMEQELKNYTSVNIPEMQHHHHEKPKKHHKKPQHQPMPMPQPMPMPIPQPVAMVPMCCHVVNPCGPPPMPCDFFPVMGAFDAGQMQPMQPMHHYHGHGKMMESSSMEMPIKPTLSAGEKDCGCKEKTPFPQFSHEHPMHQPFYSMQSPDDWQAYPEWREQQPVPTYPPQWSMTPEYQPFPTPPGYPDFSADDRTVEDDEDESSGE from the coding sequence TTGAAAATCCATGTTGTTCAAAAGGGCGATACATTGTGGGAACTTGCCAAAAAATATGGTGTTGATTTTAATGAACTGAAACAGCTTAACCCACAATTATCAAGTCCCGATATGATCATGCCGGGGATGAAAATAAAAATACCAGGTTCAACCAAAGCGGTACAAAAAGAAGGTATGAAAGAAACGCACCAACCGGCTGCTCACCCATATAAAGAGATGCAGCAGCCAAAACCGATCCCAGTTATTAAAGAAGAACAGAAGGAAAAACCGAAACACGTCCAGCCACATATGCCAATGCAGCCACAGATGCCACCACAACCGCAACCGATCCAGCCACATATGAATGTAGTACCACAACAGTCTGTAGCACCGCAACAATCTGTCGAGCAAATTCAACCGATTATCCAAATGCCGATCATGGAACAGGAGTTAAAAAATTATACGTCTGTTAATATTCCGGAAATGCAACATCATCATCATGAAAAACCAAAGAAACATCATAAAAAACCTCAGCATCAGCCAATGCCAATGCCACAGCCGATGCCAATGCCAATACCGCAGCCAGTGGCCATGGTACCAATGTGTTGTCATGTAGTAAATCCATGTGGTCCGCCACCGATGCCATGTGACTTTTTTCCAGTAATGGGTGCATTTGATGCAGGGCAGATGCAACCAATGCAACCAATGCATCACTATCACGGCCATGGAAAAATGATGGAATCATCCAGTATGGAAATGCCAATAAAACCGACACTATCTGCCGGTGAAAAGGATTGCGGCTGTAAAGAAAAAACACCATTTCCGCAATTTTCTCATGAGCACCCGATGCATCAACCGTTTTACAGCATGCAGTCACCAGATGATTGGCAAGCTTATCCAGAATGGCGGGAACAACAACCTGTACCAACCTATCCACCCCAGTGGTCAATGACACCAGAATATCAACCATTTCCAACACCACCGGGTTATCCAGATTTTTCAGCAGATGACCGGACAGTTGAAGATGATGAGGATGAATCTTCAGGTGAATAA
- the pheA gene encoding prephenate dehydratase yields the protein MTLRIGYLGPKGTFTKLAVDLIFDGETTKGFETIPDCIDAVDRNEIDVGVVPLENTIEGTVSLTVDYLVHQVRLPIVAEIVVPIQQHLLVRPEFAGEVTELTEIYSHSHAIAQCHQYIHKYIPQAVIHFTSSTGKAAELVSTSNKRIAAIGNRLAAKEFGLSIYQKNIHDYANNQTRFAVLTKDNCKLSIPQEIETEKTSLLITLPSDYAGALHQVLSAFAWRKMNLSKIESRPMKTGLGNYFFIVDVNQPYDHVLFPGVKAELEALGCHVTILGTYPVYQMEL from the coding sequence TTGACATTAAGGATAGGATATTTGGGACCGAAAGGAACGTTTACAAAATTGGCAGTTGACCTTATATTTGATGGAGAAACGACAAAGGGTTTTGAAACAATTCCTGATTGTATTGATGCTGTGGACCGGAATGAAATTGATGTTGGAGTTGTCCCGCTGGAAAATACGATTGAGGGAACGGTATCACTGACGGTGGATTATTTGGTGCATCAGGTACGGCTTCCAATTGTTGCCGAAATAGTCGTTCCCATTCAACAACATTTACTTGTTCGACCGGAATTCGCTGGTGAGGTAACGGAATTAACCGAAATCTATTCGCATAGTCATGCAATTGCGCAATGTCATCAGTATATTCATAAATACATACCACAAGCGGTCATTCATTTTACATCGTCAACAGGAAAGGCAGCTGAATTAGTAAGCACGAGTAATAAAAGAATAGCTGCAATTGGCAATCGGCTGGCTGCAAAAGAATTTGGGTTATCGATTTATCAGAAAAATATTCACGATTATGCAAATAACCAAACTCGGTTTGCAGTGTTGACGAAGGATAACTGTAAACTTTCCATCCCTCAGGAAATAGAGACAGAGAAGACCAGTCTGTTAATTACATTGCCAAGCGATTATGCGGGGGCACTGCATCAAGTGTTGTCTGCTTTTGCATGGCGGAAGATGAATCTTTCAAAAATAGAGTCAAGGCCGATGAAAACAGGATTAGGTAATTATTTTTTTATTGTGGATGTGAACCAGCCCTATGATCATGTATTATTTCCGGGGGTTAAAGCTGAATTGGAAGCACTGGGATGTCATGTAACCATATTGGGTACGTACCCTGTATACCAGATGGAACTTTAG
- a CDS encoding YebC/PmpR family DNA-binding transcriptional regulator — protein MAGHSKWKNIQRRKNAQDAKKGKIFMRHAKDIYMAAKAGGGDPTTNANLRLTIDKAKADNMPNDNIDRAIKKATGTLDGANFEELTYEGYGPGGVAVIVNVLTDNKNRTAAEVRHAFKKNGGNLGENGSVSFMFDRQGYIVIENEDGSVDEDAITLDAIEAGADDIVTQDGAYEIYTSPDNFSAVSEQLRESGYELAEAEVTMIPQTYNKLSPEDEEKMLQLIDLLEDNEDVQDIHHNMEESE, from the coding sequence ATGGCTGGTCATTCTAAGTGGAAAAATATACAACGACGAAAAAATGCGCAAGATGCCAAAAAGGGAAAAATATTTATGCGCCATGCGAAGGATATTTATATGGCGGCCAAAGCAGGCGGTGGCGATCCGACAACCAATGCAAACCTGCGCTTAACGATAGATAAAGCAAAAGCGGATAATATGCCAAACGATAATATCGATCGGGCAATTAAGAAGGCTACTGGTACACTGGATGGAGCAAATTTTGAAGAGCTCACATATGAGGGTTACGGTCCAGGCGGTGTGGCGGTTATTGTCAATGTTTTAACAGATAATAAAAATCGTACGGCTGCGGAGGTTCGCCATGCTTTTAAAAAGAACGGCGGCAATTTAGGGGAAAATGGCAGTGTCTCATTTATGTTTGACCGTCAAGGATATATTGTGATTGAAAATGAAGATGGTTCCGTTGATGAGGATGCAATAACACTTGATGCCATTGAGGCAGGTGCTGATGATATCGTCACCCAAGACGGCGCATATGAAATATATACATCACCGGATAATTTTTCAGCTGTTAGTGAACAGTTACGTGAGAGTGGTTACGAACTTGCCGAGGCTGAAGTTACGATGATTCCACAAACATATAACAAATTATCACCAGAAGATGAAGAAAAAATGCTGCAATTAATTGATCTGCTCGAGGATAACGAGGACGTGCAGGATATCCACCATAATATGGAGGAGTCAGAATAA
- the tgt gene encoding tRNA guanosine(34) transglycosylase Tgt, giving the protein MTAITYELIKTCKQSGARLGKVHTPHGSFDTPIFMPVGTLATVKTMSPEELTGMNARIILSNTYHLWLRPGEDIIQEAGGLHRFMNWDKPILTDSGGFQVFSLSDIRDIKEEGVHFRNHLNGEKLFLSPEKSIDIQNKLGSDIMMAFDECPPYPATYEYMKASVERTSRWAERCLHAHRNVENQGLFGIVQGGEYKNLRKQSAADLASLDFPGYAIGGLSVGEPKEVMNEMLEFTAPLLPTNKPRYLMGVGSPDSLIDGAIRGVDMFDCVLPTRIARNGTCMTSNGRLVVRNAKYARDFGPIDENCDCHVCQNYSRSYIRHLIKCNETFGFRLTTYHNLYFLLELMKKVREAIRDDRLLDFKEAFFEQYGFNQPNARNF; this is encoded by the coding sequence ATGACTGCAATAACATATGAATTAATTAAGACGTGTAAACAATCAGGTGCCAGACTTGGAAAAGTGCATACACCACACGGTTCATTTGATACACCAATATTTATGCCAGTAGGTACCCTCGCGACGGTTAAGACGATGAGCCCGGAAGAATTAACCGGAATGAATGCCAGGATCATTCTTTCCAACACGTACCATTTATGGCTTAGACCGGGGGAGGATATCATTCAGGAAGCAGGTGGACTGCACAGATTTATGAACTGGGATAAACCGATCCTGACAGATTCCGGCGGTTTCCAGGTTTTTAGTTTAAGTGATATACGCGATATTAAAGAGGAAGGTGTGCATTTTCGTAATCATCTAAATGGAGAGAAACTATTTTTATCTCCGGAAAAATCAATCGACATCCAGAATAAGCTAGGGTCAGATATTATGATGGCATTTGATGAGTGCCCGCCGTATCCTGCAACGTATGAATATATGAAAGCATCTGTTGAACGCACATCGCGTTGGGCAGAGCGTTGTTTGCATGCCCACCGTAATGTGGAAAATCAGGGACTATTCGGGATTGTTCAAGGTGGGGAATATAAGAATTTACGCAAACAAAGCGCAGCAGATTTGGCATCATTGGATTTTCCGGGGTATGCAATTGGGGGTCTTTCGGTAGGGGAACCGAAAGAGGTTATGAACGAGATGCTCGAATTTACCGCTCCACTTCTACCAACAAATAAACCAAGATACTTGATGGGAGTAGGATCACCGGATTCGCTCATCGATGGCGCCATCCGTGGTGTGGACATGTTTGATTGCGTATTACCAACGAGAATTGCCAGGAATGGGACATGCATGACATCTAACGGGCGACTTGTTGTAAGAAATGCCAAATATGCCCGTGATTTTGGGCCAATTGATGAAAATTGCGATTGTCATGTGTGTCAAAATTATTCGCGAAGTTATATCCGACATTTAATAAAATGTAATGAAACGTTCGGATTTCGACTTACTACTTACCATAATTTATATTTTCTGTTAGAATTAATGAAGAAAGTACGAGAAGCGATACGTGACGATCGACTTTTGGACTTTAAAGAAGCATTCTTTGAACAATATGGTTTCAACCAGCCGAATGCCAGAAATTTTTAA
- the ruvB gene encoding Holliday junction branch migration DNA helicase RuvB: MEERMVTGELQADDATDELSLRPTTLNQYIGQRKVKDNLRIFIQAAKMREEPLDHVLLYGPPGLGKTTLAAIIANEMGVQFRSTSGPAVERSGDLAAILSSLEPGDVLFIDEVHRLPRSVEEILYPAMEDFFLDIVIGNGPSARSVRIDLPPFTLVGATTRAGLLSAPLRDRFGVLSRLEYYETEDLCSIVERTAEIFQTSITKEAANEVAGRSRGTPRIANRLLKRIRDISQVKGEKEISLKTTDIALDMLQVDDVGLDHIDHKLLKGIIEGFKGGPVGLDTIAATIGEESQTIEDVYEPYLLQIGFIQRTPRGRIVTPKAYQHFGLKGNDSE; encoded by the coding sequence ATGGAGGAGCGCATGGTTACAGGAGAATTACAGGCAGACGATGCGACTGACGAACTCAGTCTTCGCCCCACTACATTAAATCAATATATTGGGCAGCGGAAAGTAAAAGATAATTTGCGGATTTTTATTCAAGCGGCAAAAATGCGTGAGGAGCCACTTGACCATGTATTATTATATGGACCACCAGGATTGGGGAAAACAACGCTTGCTGCAATCATTGCGAATGAAATGGGTGTTCAGTTCCGTTCGACTTCCGGCCCTGCTGTTGAACGGTCGGGAGATCTTGCCGCTATTCTTTCGTCGCTTGAACCCGGTGACGTTTTATTTATTGACGAAGTACATCGACTGCCACGGTCGGTTGAAGAAATATTATATCCGGCAATGGAAGACTTTTTCCTGGATATTGTGATTGGTAACGGTCCAAGTGCCAGGTCGGTTCGTATTGATTTACCACCTTTTACATTGGTTGGGGCTACAACGAGAGCAGGTTTGCTTTCTGCCCCATTGCGGGATCGCTTTGGAGTTCTCAGCCGGTTGGAGTATTATGAAACGGAGGATCTATGCTCAATCGTAGAACGAACGGCGGAAATTTTTCAAACGTCGATCACCAAAGAGGCAGCCAATGAGGTAGCTGGACGGTCACGGGGAACCCCCCGAATAGCCAATCGATTATTGAAACGAATTCGTGATATTTCACAGGTTAAGGGTGAAAAAGAAATTAGCCTTAAAACAACCGATATCGCACTGGATATGCTGCAGGTTGATGATGTTGGACTGGATCATATCGATCATAAGTTATTAAAAGGGATTATTGAGGGATTTAAAGGCGGTCCGGTTGGCCTGGATACAATCGCTGCAACCATTGGTGAAGAATCACAGACGATTGAAGATGTTTATGAGCCATATTTATTGCAAATTGGCTTTATCCAGCGGACTCCGAGGGGAAGGATAGTCACCCCCAAAGCATATCAGCATTTTGGCTTAAAAGGAAACGATAGCGAATGA
- the yajC gene encoding preprotein translocase subunit YajC, whose amino-acid sequence MDMLIQLSPIILMFIIFYFLLIRPQQKRQKQVRQMQSDLKKGDNVVTIGGFHGTIHQIDENLIVIQAGDGTKLTFDRSAIRETKAD is encoded by the coding sequence ATGGACATGCTTATTCAATTATCACCGATTATTTTAATGTTTATTATCTTCTATTTTTTACTTATTCGTCCACAGCAAAAGCGACAAAAGCAAGTACGACAAATGCAGTCGGACCTAAAAAAAGGAGATAATGTTGTAACAATTGGTGGATTTCATGGTACCATTCACCAAATTGATGAAAATCTCATTGTTATTCAAGCTGGTGATGGAACAAAATTGACATTTGACCGTTCAGCGATTCGCGAAACAAAGGCGGACTAA
- a CDS encoding DUF2905 domain-containing protein, with protein sequence MGKLFIILGIVFILIGTLWTFVGKLPGDISFKKGNFSFHFPIMTSIVVSVILSLILYLLGRFR encoded by the coding sequence ATGGGGAAACTATTCATTATTCTGGGGATTGTGTTCATTCTAATTGGGACACTTTGGACCTTTGTCGGCAAACTCCCGGGAGATATTAGTTTTAAAAAGGGGAATTTCTCCTTCCATTTTCCAATTATGACATCAATTGTCGTTAGTGTTATTTTATCGTTAATCCTGTATCTATTAGGACGATTTCGTTAG
- the obgE gene encoding GTPase ObgE — MFVDQVNVYIKAGDGGNGLVAYRREKYVPKGGPAGGDGGNGGDVVFEVDEGLNTLMDFRYNRHFKAKRGENGMSKNQHGKNANPLIVPVPPGTTVTDIDTNEIIADLTHHKQQAIIAHGGRGGRGNSRFATPRNTAPEFAENGEPGQERNIKVELKLIADVGLVGFPSVGKSTFISVASAAKPKIAAYHFTTLSPNLGVVDTDDHRSFVMADLPGLIEGAHAGVGLGHQFLRHIERTRVIVHIIDMASTEGRDPYEDYQKINLELKEYDEKLMDRPQIIAANKMDMPYAEENLQHFKEKLTDDFPVYPISALTKEGLREILFAIADALDKVPKKMMPEISETEEEVVYRYQRPQAAFHITRDDDGAFVLSGDKIEKLFKMTDFNRDEAVQRFSRQLRGMGVDDALRKRGAKDGDTVRLLDYEFEFIE; from the coding sequence ATGTTTGTAGATCAGGTTAACGTATACATAAAGGCTGGTGACGGAGGTAACGGGCTGGTTGCTTATCGACGGGAAAAATATGTGCCAAAGGGCGGTCCTGCTGGTGGTGACGGCGGTAATGGTGGTGATGTCGTATTTGAGGTGGATGAAGGATTAAATACGCTTATGGATTTTCGCTACAATCGGCATTTCAAAGCAAAACGAGGCGAAAATGGCATGAGCAAAAACCAGCACGGCAAAAATGCGAATCCGTTGATTGTGCCTGTACCACCCGGAACAACTGTAACTGACATTGATACAAATGAAATTATTGCGGATCTTACCCACCATAAGCAGCAAGCAATCATTGCGCACGGTGGACGTGGAGGCAGAGGGAATTCCCGATTTGCCACACCCAGGAATACAGCACCTGAATTTGCTGAAAATGGCGAACCGGGACAAGAGCGCAATATCAAGGTCGAATTAAAATTAATTGCCGACGTTGGCCTCGTTGGATTTCCAAGTGTCGGCAAGTCAACTTTTATTTCGGTTGCAAGTGCAGCAAAGCCAAAAATTGCCGCGTATCATTTTACAACATTATCCCCCAATTTGGGTGTAGTAGATACGGACGACCATCGCAGCTTTGTGATGGCCGATTTACCTGGACTAATAGAGGGAGCACATGCGGGGGTAGGTTTGGGACATCAGTTCTTGCGTCACATCGAACGGACAAGAGTTATTGTGCACATCATTGATATGGCAAGTACAGAGGGACGAGACCCGTATGAGGATTACCAAAAAATCAACCTGGAATTAAAGGAATACGATGAGAAATTAATGGATCGTCCACAAATCATTGCCGCCAACAAAATGGACATGCCGTATGCCGAAGAAAATTTACAACACTTTAAGGAAAAATTGACGGATGATTTTCCTGTCTATCCAATTTCTGCATTAACGAAAGAAGGACTACGGGAAATTTTGTTTGCAATTGCCGATGCACTCGATAAAGTGCCGAAAAAAATGATGCCGGAAATAAGCGAAACGGAAGAGGAAGTCGTTTACCGGTATCAACGCCCACAGGCAGCATTTCATATTACCCGGGATGATGATGGTGCGTTTGTTCTTTCTGGAGATAAAATTGAAAAGCTGTTTAAAATGACCGATTTTAATCGGGATGAGGCGGTTCAACGGTTTTCCCGCCAGTTAAGGGGAATGGGTGTAGATGATGCACTCAGAAAGCGGGGAGCTAAAGATGGGGACACAGTTCGATTGCTGGATTATGAATTTGAATTTATCGAGTAA
- the queA gene encoding tRNA preQ1(34) S-adenosylmethionine ribosyltransferase-isomerase QueA: MDIEDFDFDLPEELIAQTPLKDRSASRLLVLNREAKTMEHKHFTDIKQYLHQGDCLVLNDTRVMPARLYGIKEDTGAKVEILLLHQQEQDNWEVLAKPAKKIKQGTKLVFGDGKLTATCLDILDHGGRIMQFDYDGIFYEVLDELGEMPLPPYIKQQLPEKERYQTVYAKEEGSAAAPTAGLHFTTELLDEIRQMGVTIAFITLHVGLGTFRPVSVDKIDEHKMHSEFYHMSKETAKTLTDVKNHGGRIISVGTTSTRTLETIVRDHGGFVEASGWTDIFIYPPYEFKAIDGLITNFHLPKSTLIMMVSALADRKTILAAYHEAVEKRYRFFSFGDAMFII; this comes from the coding sequence ATGGATATAGAAGATTTTGATTTTGATTTACCGGAAGAATTAATTGCACAAACTCCATTGAAAGACCGGTCCGCATCAAGGCTATTGGTATTAAATCGGGAAGCTAAAACAATGGAACATAAACATTTTACGGATATTAAACAATATTTGCATCAAGGGGATTGCCTTGTGTTAAATGATACACGGGTAATGCCTGCCAGACTTTATGGTATCAAAGAAGATACAGGGGCAAAAGTCGAAATTCTGCTTTTGCATCAACAGGAACAAGATAACTGGGAAGTACTAGCTAAACCTGCCAAAAAAATTAAACAGGGGACAAAGCTTGTTTTTGGGGATGGAAAATTGACAGCGACATGTTTGGACATTCTCGACCATGGTGGGCGAATCATGCAATTTGACTATGATGGTATTTTTTATGAAGTGTTGGATGAACTTGGTGAGATGCCGTTGCCGCCGTATATTAAACAACAGCTTCCAGAAAAGGAACGCTACCAGACGGTTTACGCCAAAGAAGAAGGATCAGCGGCGGCGCCAACAGCGGGATTGCATTTTACCACGGAATTGCTGGATGAGATACGGCAGATGGGGGTAACCATTGCCTTTATTACCTTGCACGTTGGTCTGGGAACATTTCGCCCCGTTAGTGTTGATAAAATTGATGAGCATAAAATGCATTCAGAGTTTTATCATATGTCAAAAGAAACCGCAAAAACCTTAACAGATGTCAAAAACCATGGCGGTCGCATTATATCTGTGGGTACGACATCAACGCGTACACTGGAAACGATTGTCCGCGACCACGGTGGGTTTGTGGAGGCAAGCGGGTGGACTGATATTTTTATTTATCCGCCATACGAATTTAAGGCTATTGATGGGTTGATCACCAACTTCCATTTGCCAAAATCAACCCTGATCATGATGGTTAGTGCCTTGGCTGATCGCAAGACGATTTTAGCTGCATATCACGAAGCCGTTGAAAAGCGCTATCGATTCTTTAGTTTCGGTGACGCCATGTTCATTATTTAA
- the nadE gene encoding NAD(+) synthase, which yields MKELVENMVQWLQQQVKEAGVKGLLVGVSGGLDSAVVAHLIKRAAPDHSLGVIMPCKSNPTDIKHANDVVASSNINDITVDLTATHDTLFTTISQQVTEKQEWQEANERLADANLRARLRMSTLYTLATNYNYLVVGTDNAAEWYTGYFTKYGDGGVDILPMVELTKQKVREVAEFVGVPDHIIHKKPSADLWEGQTDEAEMGTSYDVIDAYLQGRKIPEKDKALIEKLHKRTEHKRNGAKHFHIGYPL from the coding sequence GTGAAAGAACTAGTCGAAAATATGGTACAATGGTTACAGCAACAGGTCAAGGAAGCGGGCGTGAAAGGATTGCTTGTCGGGGTGAGCGGCGGACTCGATTCTGCAGTTGTAGCTCATTTGATTAAGCGGGCTGCACCCGATCACTCACTAGGGGTAATTATGCCTTGTAAAAGTAATCCCACTGATATCAAACATGCAAATGACGTCGTAGCAAGCAGCAATATCAATGACATCACAGTCGATTTGACAGCCACACATGATACCCTTTTTACCACTATTTCGCAACAGGTAACCGAAAAACAGGAATGGCAGGAAGCAAATGAGCGACTTGCGGATGCCAATTTGCGAGCGCGCTTGCGAATGAGTACGTTATATACATTGGCAACCAACTATAACTATTTGGTGGTCGGAACCGATAACGCTGCAGAGTGGTATACAGGCTATTTCACAAAATATGGTGACGGAGGCGTTGATATCCTGCCAATGGTGGAATTAACCAAACAAAAAGTAAGAGAGGTAGCGGAATTTGTTGGAGTTCCGGACCATATTATCCATAAAAAGCCGAGTGCTGATTTGTGGGAAGGTCAAACCGATGAAGCGGAAATGGGTACCAGTTATGACGTAATTGATGCCTATTTACAAGGCAGGAAAATTCCTGAAAAGGATAAAGCGTTGATTGAAAAACTGCACAAACGGACAGAACATAAGCGAAACGGAGCAAAACATTTTCATATTGGTTATCCACTATGA
- the ruvA gene encoding Holliday junction branch migration protein RuvA translates to MIAYIRGMVTFIHDNSVIIDVQGVGYEIICANPFAFQSLLDKEAFIYTYHYVREDTQVLYGFKRQDEKLLFTKLLQVSGIGPKGALAILGSVNTADFVAAVEREDDKFLTSFPGIGKKTARQVILDLKGKLTNMLSLDTQPQDKANMAEENNKEFDKGLTDAQEALKSLGYSEREIKAILPQLQQDNAVSTDEIIRKALGLLVKS, encoded by the coding sequence ATGATTGCATACATTAGAGGTATGGTTACATTTATTCATGATAATTCTGTTATAATAGATGTTCAGGGTGTTGGATATGAGATAATATGTGCGAACCCGTTTGCATTTCAGTCATTGTTGGATAAGGAAGCATTTATCTATACATATCATTATGTTCGCGAGGATACACAAGTATTATACGGTTTTAAACGACAGGATGAAAAACTGTTATTTACCAAATTGCTTCAGGTGTCCGGTATTGGACCCAAAGGAGCGCTTGCAATCCTGGGGTCTGTAAATACGGCTGATTTTGTTGCAGCGGTAGAGCGGGAAGATGATAAATTTTTGACAAGCTTTCCCGGTATCGGAAAGAAAACAGCCAGACAGGTCATATTGGATTTGAAAGGTAAATTAACCAATATGCTGTCATTGGATACGCAGCCTCAAGACAAGGCTAATATGGCAGAGGAAAACAACAAAGAATTTGACAAAGGGTTGACGGATGCCCAGGAGGCATTAAAATCACTTGGTTATTCTGAACGTGAAATTAAAGCTATTTTACCGCAACTACAACAAGATAACGCTGTAAGTACTGACGAAATCATTCGTAAGGCACTGGGACTACTTGTTAAAAGTTAG